A window of the Cryptococcus decagattii chromosome 6, complete sequence genome harbors these coding sequences:
- a CDS encoding 6,7-dimethyl-8-ribityllumazine synthase encodes MLDTTVKGLPPPTKAYDGSHLRIAVVHARWNDTIINALLHGALAKLRQQGVKDENIVVKTVAGSYELPLACKKLIDAGKTQSANAAPSMLASTTNLLSLIDNTSSTQQPQTPTPSQSTAPFDAVIAIGCLIKGSTMHFEYICEAVSQGLMNVQLQTGTPVVFGVLTVLNEEQALVRAGVGSGDDKGHNHGEDWGLAAVELASQYKDWEKGIL; translated from the exons ATGCTCGACACCACCGTCAAAGGTCTCCCCCCACCCACAAAGGCATACGACGGCTCACACCTCAGGATCGCCGTCGTGCATGCAAGGTGGAACGACACCATCATCAACGCACTCCTCCACGGCGCACTCGCAAAGCTCAGGCAGCAGGGTGTCAAGGACGAAAACATTGTCGTCAAGACCGTCGCAGGCAGCTACGAGCTTCCTCTTGCCTGCAAAAA ACTCATCGACGCCGGCAAGACCCAGTCCGCCAACGCCGCGCCCTCCATGCTCGCATCCACCACCAACCTCCTCTCACTCATCGACAACACCTCGTCCACCCAGCAGCCCCAGACTCCGACTCCGTCCCAGTCCACCGCCCCATTCGACGCCGTCATCGCTATCGGATGCCTTATCAAGGGATCCACCATGCACTTTGAGTACATTTGCGAAGCCGTGTCGCAGGGCTTGATGAACGTCCAGCTCCAGACAGGTACACCCGTCGTCTTTGGCGTCCTCACCGTCTTGAACGAAGAGCAGGCCTTGGTCAGGGCCGGTGTCGGTAGCGGTGACGACAAGGGACACA ACCACGGCGAGGACTGGGGTCTTGCCGCCGTCGAGCTTGCTTCTCAGTACAAGGACTGGGAAAAGGGAATCCTCTAG
- a CDS encoding sorting nexin-3, whose product MSAYPQDTQLYQQQPYQQQPYQYNAQQSYQSTDPYAYQQAPPPSSTAPLQSPPVQVTHSPFIRTDSSQAVSFTDMARMAGRPQTFDEMYSVPESFLEIEIRNPMTHGIGRKMYTDYEIVCMTNIPAFKLRHSAVRRRYSDFEAFRDILERESTRVNIPPLPGKVFTNRFSDEVIEQRREGLQRFLEIVAGHPLLQTGSKVLCAFLQDPAWDKSLWI is encoded by the exons ATGAGCGCATATCCTCAAGATA CGCAGCTGTACCAGCAACAACCAtaccagcagcagccatACCAGTACAACGCTCAGCAATCCTACCAATCCACTGATCCTTATGCGTACCAGCAAGCTCCACCACCGTCCTCCACCGCCCCACTTCAGAGTCCACCAG TGCAAGTCACCCATTCTCCGTTTATAAGGACAGACTCGTCTCAGGCGGTGAGCTTTACGGATATGGCACGTATGGCTGGAAGACCACAGACt TTTGATGAAATGTACTCTGTACCTGAATCATTTCTTGAGATTGAAATCCGGAATCCAATGACACACGGGATCGGGCGAAAGATGTATACCGACTATGAGATTGTGTGCATG ACCAACATTCCTGCATTCAAGCTACGTCATTCGGCTGTTCGACGTCGATACTCTGACTTTGAGGCGTTTCGCGATATCCTTGAAAGGGAAAGCACGAGGGTCAACATCCCTCCCCTGCCGGGCAAG GTATTCACGAACCGTTTTTCGGATGAAGTGATTGAGCAACGGCGTGAAGGGTTACAGAGGTTTTTGGAGATTGTGGCCGGACACCCATTGTTACAGACGGGCAGTAAAGTGCTTTGCGCGTTTCTCCAAG ACCCCGCATGGGACAAGTCGCTGTGGATTTAA